The Primulina tabacum isolate GXHZ01 chromosome 10, ASM2559414v2, whole genome shotgun sequence region AGAGGATgaaattttcttcaaataaaaggatttagattATCTTTATGTAAATCAgtagattgttttggaatatcagctgctggttctggaatgtcagctgctggttctgccatatgaatgtctggttctggattttgaatatccttgacacttgcttctgcatcatcttcactgtctagTTCTAGATGAACCCTGTCTAACATGTTACTTAGattagatatgttagtaatctcgggagcactgctgtcttcatcaaagacaacatgaatagattcttcaacattgagtgttttattattgaaaattataaatgccttactaactgctgaatatccaagaaatattccagcgtcagattttgaatcaaatgcagctaaatgatttttaccattattatgcacaaagcatctacaaccaaaaacatgaaagtaagatacaTTCGgtttactccctttccatatttcgtaaggagtctgattattcctcttgttgatcattgttctgctttgtgtgtagcaagcagtattaatagcttctgcccagaagcgctgagagatgtctgcatctgctagcattgttctagcagcttctttaagtgttctgtttctcctctcagctactccattttgttggggcgtcctggcagctgaatattcatgatgaatgccctgttcatctagatatatctcaagagtcttgttagtaaattcagtacctcgatcacttctgattctaatgacagaaactgatttttcattttgaatatttttcagaagtttgatcaggaggctactggtttgattttttccagcaagaaagattacccaagtaaatctagaaaaatcatcaacaacaacaagggtgtatctcattccccctaagctcatgatagggattggaccaaaaaagtccatatgcaataattctaaacatcttgaggatgatttgctgcctttatttttgaaactagatcttacttgcttaccaagttgacatgcagaacatacatgattcttaacaaaatttatgtctggcaatccatcgactaagttctgctttttgagattgttgatagacttgaaattcaggtgattcaatctcttgtgccacagccagtgtttatcacttagagatgcaactaaacatgtaggagcaatgatatgatctatgttccatgaaattttataggtgttgccttttctAACTCCGGTTAAAACAGTAGagtcatcagcatttttaactgtgcaagtgtgcttctggaaagctactgaaaatccattatcacataattgattaatactgatcaagttataacaaagattttcaactaagagcacatccttaatagtgatgttaccatggataatcttaccattacccacggttttaccttttgagttgtccccaaaggttatctctggtccagcacaactcactatttctgatagtagactCTTCTatccagtcatatgtctggaacatccattgtccaaataccatgttgagctactgatcttggCTTTCTGCACCTgtacctgcaaacacaaattttagtatctggtacccaatctacttgggtccaagccttattagtccatttggaacccacatttgtacaattttcgTACTTTGGGTTTCcatggaggtgtgtgcaacagaaagtctgttatttctaacattATGCATCTTAgcatgttgttcttcccttctgtttctgttgtctggcctgtatcttttctgaacaggtctagaattgtagtactggtagtttttaaccttcataggaggttgtcttcctgagttgaatcctctactggatccagaactctggtcaactctttccttaggttcaacataacccagaccataatgcatccttttgttcatctgatttacattcctttcaattgaagcagtaggtacttctggtttctgtaccacactggatttcacaaaATGAATTTACTttcctttgcacatatccagttttggcttagtattcgtttcagaagtgccttcatcattacaaaatccgagaccactcctgtctccagattgtttttgtaactcttgcatcttttcgagtgaaatagaggacttgttccaagcattcACCAGTATCgataacttctggttttcagaaagcatcgtctggtaatctgcttttactctttcattctcagtttttaatttactcatctcaacttgtaaatcattacagctgtttacttgcaagcaagttaacttactgttctgattttcaatcttaactttcTCGAATGATTGAGAGAGTCTtgaatactcttctaccatgtcgtgtaatgcTTTGACTATATCAgtgcgtgtaaattcatcagagtcaaagtcaaatacctctccggatgtcgaggttgattccgtatttgccatcagacatttgatctcatcttcatcactgtcacttgaatggctttcacAACCAGAAGATTCGGAacttgagtctgcccatttggacttactttcttctgcaatcATTGCCTTTCtgtctcttctggtctttttatcattgcgtttgacacccttcttcttctggtcatccttctttggttttggataatcagcaatgaagtgtccaacttttccgcagttaaagcatgccatatcaccagatggtgattcctttttgaaattgcggttgggactttgaaatgttctgtgattctttctcatgaatctggaaaacttcttaacaaataatgacattgcatcATTGCGTATCTGTTCAGCGCTTCTCTCAGAAGTACTTTCTATagcagtagcagaagatgaACTTGGGGCAACTGTAGCAGTAGAGTTAACAGTAGCTgcgagagctttggttggtggaattgctaagggctcttctccacttcgaacttcaagttcaaactcatatgccttcagatctgagaacaagtcatgtagttctaacttgtttaGATCCCTGGAAGCTCTCACTGCCATCGTTttgacgtcccattctctgggtagggctctcattacctttaatgcaaCTTCCCTGTTGCCAaaatctttcccaagagctgagaGTTCATTGACAAGGCTACTAAAGCGTTAATCAAACtcattcatagtttctccagcctttatattctcaaacttctgcatggctacagaaagtttgttttccttagtttcttcgtttccttcacagatctgaATCAATTTTTCCCATATTTCCTTGGCAGTagggcacatcttgattttgctgaaggtatttttgtcgagtgtcttgtacagaatgtcctttgcaacgttgtcaagattggctttcttcttgtcctcacttgtccattcatatcttggtttttccagcatctgaggtgcaccttcggtgatagcaatagctggatttggctttaagatctttaatggaccatctgtgatgacataccacatgtcatcatcttgagctgcaagatgagcttgcattctgagtttccagtcatcaaagtcttcttttgagaacattggaattttgctgAAGTGAGCCATGtctgttaaatatttttcagaacaagaataacctgctctgataccacttgttgaggatcgggttgagtttagaagggggggtgaataaactcaacgacaaacttaatcgatttttcagaatgatgtgctagaatcctgttagagatgcTAGCGGTtttttgttcaagtttaaagaccatcagatcacaagataatgtgcggaaacgatctgtgtgttagtgggtgaaaaatagtAAAACAGAAAAGCAGTAGATGGCAcagggtttgtttctggaagttcgaagataaatcttctacgtctccccttcttctgtttccagaaggtatcactaaaagactttggtgaatacagtacaacagttgtacacacccacttcaacaggacttacccttcgcctactgaaactcttagttttacaactcaactacttgaataatcttaagttctggaaaggactcttttccagttacaaattcttctattaatgagatagtgaagtgaatagcttaagaagagataaagaaaatagctagcacaaaatgatctcaaatgatcaaatgtatgcaatgaagcgtgtgctgctttttcagtgttgagcttttgagataactgaaagttctagcgatgctcgaatgaaatttttgattgagattcgttctcttctctttttcttgaaaagtgcttcgtctccatatataggcttcATCCAACGTTCtaaaatctgaacggctcttttgtcttttcagtggttcaggtttattgctgaaaatgaaccctgcagaatacattaaagcaatcagtctcagttcataccaaaaatggtaagccgtcttaaatgttcccgtacaacatttaatggcatttaatgaagcaataaatgctagtatcaCATTAATAGATTAACCGTAATATTTAAAGACTTGAGATACGCAAAATTCTGCTAGTGTTTATTTCGAGTTTGTAtttcttctagttctggttttaacTAAGAAGTCATTTGTTAAGTTGATTAAGCAGTACTTGATAAGTGCTGCTACTGGTTTTAGAGCGGTACAAGTGCTTCTGGTTTTCTGCTTatttacatctactggttttgtacttaagccagcatctactggttttttactagcatctccacaacaaaattAATTCTAACAGATGTTTATATAAAAGTTTATAGTTAtttgtaattaaaaaaaacacaccAATTGaacagttatatatatatatatatattactattattatctatacttctatactatattattaagtgtgaagacatgataataactacctagagaggacaccaatttttttttccaattttacccttctatgatactaatattacaattttgttttgtgttttttttttaaatttcaacacacacttttatttttattttttttatttcaaccattcaaatatcaatttagtcccttcataatttatcaaatttcactttagtccatcgataatgagAAAAAAGATTGTACACACACGCCACGcgtgtgcagagtaactagtaTATAGAATGGAAATGGATCGAGACGATGTTTGAGCATATATAAGATTATAATTTAAtcgaataaaaatatgattattttgtgAAAATGGGACAAATTAACCTTTTTAAAAACATGAGTTGCaggtttatagatgatattgtAGTGGGAATATTTTTTACCAATtggatatttaatatttaagagAAACGTGAACTATGAAATATGGTACCCAAGTCGACTCACTTATATATCAATGGTGTGCGTGGTTCACTAACCCCTTTGCAAAAAATATCTCCTCTCGTGAATGAGGGGCCGGCCACGGGGTTTAGGGGAAAAATAGTGGCAGTGTTATTAAATGAAGATAATCTCCTCTCtgattataatttaatatacaatTAGTTTAGCTAATGACCGACCGAGCTCGcgcatgcatatttttatttttataatttgataagagtattaattatttaaaggtatgataaattctaagttttgtggaatattattttattgtcaTTAATTCTAACTTAATTGATTATATGATCGATGAATTGCATGATCAAACAAGATGGTTCAAATGATCACGAAATTTATGCACGATGGCCTTTTTGGACCTATATTTGTTCTGTGCCTTTTCACGAAATGTGGACCAATCCATAATTACTATGTTTAATAATTATGTGAGGCCCCAATACTTTAATCATAATtaattttcatacaataaagtAATTAGTTTTAAACATCATCTGAAAAAATTGGTTTGAAATACATTAAAATTGACTTTGagcctagaaaaatttcggcatgacctgcACATAAATAAGACATGTCAAAAAAATCAGACATCAACTTCATATGAAAATAACTAAACTATGACCACAATAGATCAAAATAAAACACATATAAGTGCCGGCTAGGcacaacaaaatataaatcattcaacaaTCAACTAGAGCCCTCAAGGCTATAGACAACATAATAAAGTCCATACATGGACAACAAATTCCCAAACATAGTACAAATACTCGGGACTATCCTCGGTAAATATAAAACTCTGACATACTTCATATATAATATCTAGGAGACTCAAACTCTAACAAGACCAACACAACCCAACTTTAACCATGAAATGAATATCTAGTGCGGCAAAACTATTTGGGTATAGAAACTAAGGTTttgattctggtatgaaacagttaAATAACAACGATAATAAACATATCTATAAATGAATATGAAATGAATGAAAATTGGGCTCAATATAACTGGACAACAAAAGCCAATAAATGGTACGATACAACTAGAACAATGCTCGAGCAACAGCATCATAACTACAATTAAATCGTCCTGGTCTAAGTATGTGAGTAATACCATGATATATTATATAACTTACTCCGTGGCTCATTTCCATAGCGTTAAGATACAACTAGAAAACACAACATCGTAATATGATATCTAAATACCAATTGAACTCACCACACAGGCAACACAATTAAGTTCGGCTAGGCTTAATAACGCTTCTTCTTTTCATAGGTAGTCTTTGTtaattcatcaaaacttaattaatttaacaaaagCATAGACAATTATAAAGTTAAAATTTCCACACACatgagaaaaaatatatattcatcGATGATACTAATGTAAAGTAAATAAAGATAGGAGCTCTAGACACAATCCACATTTAGAACTTGTGcttaattatgttttgaaatAGTGAAAATATACTTTCGAATTAAACATGATTCCATTCATCAACCCTTGTATTAACGTCGAAAATAGAGAGGCCGAATTATTTCTAGAGTATTTGCGTTAATCATCATGcaatttgaatttatcatgaatgttttaaaatatgtttatataaaaaaattgtgtCCAGCAGAATACAAATGATTGTTAATTAGATAACTTTCGAACCTTAGTAGGGACTCGTAATTTTCGTATGAATTTCCAATTCATATTCTGATTATCTTGAATTGTACCAGAGTTCCTCATCAAGACTTTATATCCACTCTTAACCGTGTATTTTCCCTTTCCATCTTCGCCCCACATCCCTGTATCTTCACAATTCCTCCTACTCAATGGGaaagaaaaaatcaaattttgggCGCTCTCATTGAATAGATCTTTAACTAGCTCAACTTTCCATTAAATCTCCCTCTGCCGACCTCAAAGAAGAAACAATAGCATTTTAAAATTCTGGAACACTCACTGTCTACAGGTTGATAGGATCCGGAAGCCAAGGGTCTTCCCATATCATAGTAAGAAAATCCCTAATCAACGCGCTTGTGCAACGCTCTTCGAATAAAATCTTGGGATGTTAAAATACTTCTCCACACAACGCTTGGATTATAACCAATCCTAGCAATTAAAAACGTACCACAGGAGTATCGAGCCTTCAAAACTTTTGATCCTAAAGAATGTTGATCCGTTACAAATTTCCATCCTTGCTTGCCTAAGAGAGCTACATTATATTCATGAATCCGTTTGAATCCCATACCACCCTTAACCTTACTTCGGCACAATTTGTCCCAGCTTTTCCACCTGAGACCACCTTCTTGACTTCCTTTTTCCCCCCAAAAAAAAGAATACATTACTATTTCTAGCTCTTCACAAAGGATCAAAGGTATAGCAAACACAATCATAACATAGGTGGAAAGAACTTCCTAACCTGCTGTAGACAACTTGTTTTTCCATCCATCCATTATGCGACAACTTTTTTGAAAGCAAGAGTTTGTAACTTGTCATGATCGACGCAGCTTAGTCATCATCCTCAAAATACGTTTCGCACCAAATGGTTAATAAGATGCTATCCTTTGATAATACCCTCAAAGCATCCAATGGTCAAGATTTTTCGGTCACATGCCCGGGGTAGCATCAAATATTTTGGTGCTAATGGGCATATTTCAGTAGGCCACAGGATGGCatatatatacatgtttatGTTATGATTGAACTCCTGGATTTAAACAGGTATATCTTTCTATCTGAAAAACAAAATGGATACATgaaagttcaagaagactgtgTACAAGGCAAACGTTTTAAGTACTCAAGAGTCCCAGGATTCACAATACATGACAAGAAAGCAACCAAAAGATAAAATGGAGCGGCCAAATTTCATACAgaaataaacataaaatttgGATCTCTCATTCTTGGGAAGCTGCGCCATTTGGTGCAGTGTCCATAGGCTCTTCATCGCCTGCATCCTCCGCTTTGTCCCCTTTCTTACCTGCTTAACACATTTCACTTAAAGATTACCCACCAATTCACcgcaaaagaaagaaaaataaactacaCTGAGAATATAGGAATAGAGAAACAATCTTAAGATTATATGCGAGAACATGAATTACTGCAGGAAGAATTGGGTCAACGACCCtgtaaaaatttgaattaaaaaaataactcCATTTGTTAAAATATTATTGTGCAATGGGTTGCATCAAGTGTTTTTAATCAAAGATTGTTTAAATAAATATGGAGGGTAGTGAATAAATTTAAGGACACTGCTTTCTGGCCGAGGTAAAACTGACCTTTCTTCTTCTTGCCACCACCTTTCTTCTTTGACTTTGTTGCCAATGCCAACCAGGATTTAATCTCGGGATCATCAACCGTCTTGGTGGGTTGAAGATCCTGTAGAGGATGCGATGTGATTCGATCTGAACCATTTGGCATTAGCAAAACAGTGAACTTGATGTGAGCAACCAGGTCACCTGCAATACAAGTAGTTAGGTACCAAAACACCTGTAGTGAAAATGAATCATAAGTGACCATAGATATCCTGACACATCAGAAGCAAAAGAAGATTCGTTCACCAATATGTTAGAACCATACCCGGCTTCTCATGAAGAACTGGATATGGCTGCAAAAGCTCGTGATTCACACATTCTACAAGGCCCAAACGAGCACGCTTCTCCTCTAAAGCCCTGTTCCAGTAATATCCTGCTCGTTATCCCCAATGACTAAAAGAAACGATGACTAGTTGTTAACACACTTAAAGCTTGCATCAGGTAAAACAAAACTAACCTAGCCGAAAACGGCATGATGGGGAACTTCTGGCTAATCTCACTAAATATGAACCGAGATGCTTTCATCTTCAGGTGATAATTCTTGTCAACAGCTCTTTTATATATAGTTGTTTGTTTCTCATCCAACAATTTTGGCTGCAGGTTCCATGATAAATTCCATGACCAACATTAGAGCAAACGTAttaaatattacaaaaataatagTTAAAATCATTCAACATCATGACCACCTTGCCTTCACCAGTGCTTGTAACGATGTCAACAGAATACACCTCGTTTTCCTCGAACTCAGCTTCATCAACTCTTGTATCAGTGCCAGAGACACTTAACACAACCTTATTTCCATCAATCACAAATCGTTTCATTTGATGACTTAAAACTCCTTCAACTATCTTGCAGTCATATGCAGCGGCAACCTTTTGAATGGCTTCAGTGACATCTTTGTTCTACCATCAATTAAAAACAAAAGTTAGAAATTATAAATGAGAAGTAAAATTGACAAACTACATCAGCTATGACAACCACATAATAACTGACGAGcacttttaaattttcaccaACAATTTACTGAGCTTGTAGCATCTATAGGAATATTCCCAAGACAATTTTACTAAATAACCACGTCCCCAATTCATTGACAATCATAGTAATTGGCATTTGACAATGTAAGGAGATAATAAAATTGTCATTTAGGCTTAACAAGATGACAGAACTGAGAGTGTAAACATCAGTCCCAAATATCAGACATGCAGCCATAGATAAATATTGGCAGCAGGGAAAGGAGGAAACCAATATAAAAAATTGCTGACCTCGGCAAAGTAGCCTTTCCAACCCTCGTAAATATTTATCTACTGGTGATATAACCTATATCTCGGAGAACATTTGTTACAGGCTTTATGAGTGGTAATGATAATGGGCTGGATTCAAATAggaatcatataaaatatacgTGATAGAATTAAATGGGTGGGGTAGTTATTTTGTGTGAGAATACATAGGGGGCATGGGGTAGTTATTTTGGGATAGATGTGTATTTTTATACGGTTGTTGCTAGCATTGCTAGGGGGAGATAAATTTATTCTCTTAGAATATTTTCTGCTCTAGGGGTCATTCTCCTTGTGCGAGTTGATAATTTCTCAAGTAATTTTCTGTTTTAGTCAATGAATTACAGATTTCTTTGTATCTGTGGTTTGAGTTCTTAACAACATTTATTACAAATATACAGATAAATTGGAAAAGAGTAACAGTCAAGTGGAacttaaatgttttgaaaaatatgaGTTAACTAACGAAAATATGTAAATTTGAAATTGCTCGCCAGATAAACATGGACTGTGAGGCCCAATAACTTATTCTAGGCCCAGCCCATTTCCATTTAATTAAATACCCAAACCCATTTGAGAAATCAGAATAACAGATCGCTAAAAAATCCAGAACTTTTCCCCAGCCTTGCTCGTCGCCTTCTTCGGTTTTCTGCCGTCTTCGCATAACGCCGCCAGCGGCCGGAATGTTGGCGTAGTAGGTTAGCAATCTTCTTCCTCAGGTATATTAGCTACTTTCCTGCCATGAATTGGAAGTTATCGAGTTCGATCGGCCCTGTTTTCCAGCACTGTGCATGAGATTCGATTTGGTTTTAGGTAAGCTTTTGACTTCGAATTTTGGTTGTTCTTGGTGTATTAGTTTATATAAGTGAAGAATTGAGTTTTTCCCCTAATTTCCAGCTAGGTTTCCGGCGTGAACAGTATTTTCCGGCGATTTTTCCGACGAGCCATTTTCTCGAGATCACCATTGTGTGTTTAAGCTTCGTTTCTTGAGGTATTAAGCTTGGAATTTCAGAATTTGTATGGGTTTAATAGGCTGTCCGGAATTCGATTTTTAACCGAGCCaatttaaattgttttagtCGTTTGGTATGCATTGTATTGAAGTGTATagcgaatttatattgtaggttttaTCGTTGGACGAGTTTCATTCGATAGTCCTTAAAATTTACCGTGGTATTGTAAGCTATAGTTGAGATACGTTCAAACCTATATCATTATGACGCTTATATTATTCGGtgaatgttgtttgctattatgTGCTTTGAATGTTTAATCTGATGCATTCATGCATAAATTGTAttggcataacatattgagccttgactcctttgacggctatttatgttgattctgttgagatatattgagtcatcagagggacgagtgggttaggattagccatattcccagatgacagctagggacgagcgacttagctaTTCGCATTCCCGATGCTGCGTGCATGGACGAGCAGCGATTTGATGTtgcattcctggcacgggtggccactgttaaTGTTGATGATACTATTCGTTTGGACTccatttggtatccgttattccattgttaccattcatgcatcgcatgtcattgcatttacttgatattattacatgtcttttatatacgtcgtgattttactggtttgtcgtactggggtccgacccctgttttcttttgatgttgtggttgtttttgatgccatagcaggtcattccaggggttttgacgcgtctggtggagcgtcagcgagtggtacccagtagtcagtcggttggtgtcagagttcccagatatttatatatattattctggtttgatacatttgctagggagatgccctgtgtaactgtatgatgatgtttttatgttgttttggattttatttgtggttattgtgtc contains the following coding sequences:
- the LOC142505753 gene encoding ERBB-3 BINDING PROTEIN 1 — protein: MSDEEREEKELDLTSPEVVTKYKSAAEIVNKALQLVLSECKSKVKIVDLCEKGDAFIREQTGNTYKNVKKKIERGVAFPTCISVNNTICHFSPLASDETVLEDGDILKIDMGCHIDGFIAVVAHTHVLSQGAVTGRAADVIAAANTASEVALRLMRPGKKNKDVTEAIQKVAAAYDCKIVEGVLSHQMKRFVIDGNKVVLSVSGTDTRVDEAEFEENEVYSVDIVTSTGEGKPKLLDEKQTTIYKRAVDKNYHLKMKASRFIFSEISQKFPIMPFSARALEEKRARLGLVECVNHELLQPYPVLHEKPGDLVAHIKFTVLLMPNGSDRITSHPLQDLQPTKTVDDPEIKSWLALATKSKKKGGGKKKKGKKGDKAEDAGDEEPMDTAPNGAASQE